Proteins encoded within one genomic window of Paraglaciecola psychrophila 170:
- a CDS encoding HzsA-related protein, giving the protein MKHWSLSTLNHFSLTRAVAILLCVQFMGCGGDQLLTAEQEPDPVVVDVPIAYVKRPAPLDEDLVLVTQDLRIPNDFLPGAQLFIKPRASVSALEKNISDGAFFTEDEIIAASETSPLAGYDVKDLSVSYDGTHLLFAMRAPEIEDADDDEQPSWNIWEYDLTADALRRVIASDLDAGFGQDTSPTYLPDGRIVFSSTRQQANQALLLDEGKPQYQGLDEDRDEIASVLHVMDADGSDIQQISFNQSHDLNPMVLSSGKILFSRWDNVANNNNINIYQMNADGSDLEIVYGRHSHNSELSAEALQFTQLTEQPNGQLLAALRPFVSNGWGGEYVNIDIANYIDNTMPLASQSGLNGPAQVSALFDNILIDGSISPGGVFLAVYPLWDNSQRMLFSWSQCRVYDPEQVLDENENENESESESDVRTILPCDDELIANPQIETAPQLFGLWIFDPIDDTQLVINVPEEGQFYTDVVAMQPRAFPADAQQAEEFDQDLANNNLGRVHIKSVYDFAGTDITAQGIAIMADPTQTPIGDRPARFLRIVKAVSIPNEEVRDFDNSAFGRSRNQLMREIIGYVPIEPDGSVYFEAPANVPLAFSVLDVNGRRVGERHQNWLQLAAGEVRTCNGCHSQDSEAPHGRADAEADSINLGSANTGSPFPNTNPILFADLGDTMAQTSGRINGINIPFQDINFEDIWTDPAMQTPASSFAYRYGDLQSPLPITAACALNWTSLCRIQINFPEHIQPIFSLDRQVFDEDGLPLLEDQSCLSCHTPEGEDGLAQIPAAQLDLRATPLTDNPDFLSSYRELMFGDNEQELVEGALLDRLVIVTDQNGNTVFEVDEAGELILNAEGNAIPVTRTVGVANSMSVNGARSSNRFFIPFNTGGSHEGWLTPAELKLLSEWLDIGGQYYNDPFAAPLN; this is encoded by the coding sequence TTGAAGCACTGGTCATTATCAACACTCAACCATTTTAGTCTGACACGCGCAGTCGCTATTCTACTCTGTGTTCAATTTATGGGCTGTGGTGGTGACCAATTATTAACGGCAGAGCAAGAGCCAGATCCAGTGGTAGTAGACGTCCCGATTGCTTATGTTAAACGGCCCGCGCCATTAGATGAAGATTTGGTATTGGTGACGCAAGATTTACGTATTCCGAATGATTTCTTACCCGGCGCGCAGCTATTTATCAAACCAAGGGCATCGGTTAGCGCCCTTGAAAAAAACATTTCAGACGGCGCATTTTTTACTGAAGATGAAATAATTGCGGCATCAGAAACATCCCCCTTAGCCGGTTATGATGTAAAAGATTTATCGGTGTCTTATGACGGCACTCATTTGCTGTTTGCAATGCGCGCACCAGAAATTGAAGATGCTGATGATGACGAACAACCCAGTTGGAATATTTGGGAGTATGACCTAACGGCAGATGCTCTTCGGCGTGTTATCGCTTCTGACTTAGACGCTGGCTTTGGCCAAGATACCTCACCTACCTATTTGCCTGATGGGCGTATTGTTTTTAGTTCGACTCGTCAACAGGCTAATCAAGCGCTTTTATTAGACGAAGGTAAACCTCAATATCAAGGGTTGGATGAAGACCGCGATGAAATTGCCTCTGTTTTACATGTAATGGATGCCGATGGTAGCGACATTCAACAAATATCTTTCAATCAAAGCCATGATCTTAATCCTATGGTGCTTAGTTCAGGCAAAATTTTATTTAGTCGTTGGGATAACGTAGCTAACAACAATAATATTAACATTTATCAAATGAATGCCGATGGCAGTGATTTAGAGATTGTCTATGGCCGACATAGTCATAATAGTGAGCTCTCTGCTGAAGCCTTGCAATTTACCCAATTGACCGAGCAGCCTAATGGCCAGTTATTGGCTGCGCTTCGGCCGTTTGTTAGTAATGGTTGGGGCGGTGAATACGTTAATATCGATATCGCCAATTACATTGATAACACTATGCCACTTGCTTCACAAAGTGGTTTAAACGGCCCGGCGCAAGTATCAGCCTTGTTCGATAATATTTTAATTGATGGCAGTATTTCACCTGGTGGTGTGTTCTTAGCAGTCTATCCACTTTGGGATAATAGCCAAAGGATGTTGTTTAGCTGGAGTCAATGCAGAGTATATGATCCCGAACAAGTTTTAGATGAAAATGAAAATGAAAATGAAAGTGAAAGCGAAAGCGACGTACGCACCATTTTACCCTGTGATGATGAACTGATAGCCAACCCACAAATAGAAACCGCACCGCAGCTGTTTGGATTGTGGATATTTGACCCTATTGACGATACCCAGTTAGTCATAAATGTACCTGAGGAAGGTCAATTTTATACTGATGTGGTGGCCATGCAGCCTCGTGCTTTTCCCGCAGACGCACAACAAGCTGAAGAATTTGACCAAGACTTAGCGAACAATAATTTAGGACGGGTGCACATTAAAAGTGTTTACGACTTTGCGGGTACCGACATCACGGCACAAGGCATTGCAATAATGGCCGACCCCACTCAAACCCCTATTGGCGACAGACCCGCGAGATTTTTGCGAATAGTGAAAGCTGTGTCCATTCCAAACGAAGAGGTGCGAGACTTTGACAACTCTGCATTCGGTCGCAGTCGCAATCAATTGATGCGAGAAATCATTGGTTATGTACCCATTGAGCCTGATGGCTCGGTGTATTTTGAAGCGCCCGCTAATGTGCCTTTAGCCTTCAGTGTATTGGATGTAAACGGCAGGCGAGTAGGTGAGAGGCATCAGAATTGGTTACAGTTAGCTGCGGGTGAAGTACGCACATGTAATGGTTGTCACAGTCAAGACAGCGAAGCCCCTCATGGTCGTGCAGATGCTGAAGCAGATAGTATTAACTTAGGCTCGGCTAATACGGGCAGCCCCTTTCCTAATACTAATCCAATCTTGTTTGCTGATTTAGGCGATACCATGGCGCAAACATCAGGTAGGATTAACGGCATCAATATTCCTTTTCAAGATATCAATTTTGAAGATATCTGGACAGACCCTGCTATGCAAACCCCAGCCAGCAGTTTCGCTTACCGCTATGGCGACTTACAATCGCCCTTACCTATTACTGCGGCTTGTGCGCTTAATTGGACAAGCTTGTGCCGTATTCAAATTAATTTTCCTGAGCATATTCAACCTATATTTTCATTAGACCGGCAGGTGTTTGATGAAGACGGCCTGCCGCTACTTGAAGATCAAAGCTGTTTAAGTTGCCATACACCTGAAGGCGAAGATGGTTTAGCACAAATTCCTGCTGCCCAATTAGATTTGCGTGCAACGCCGTTAACTGACAACCCTGATTTTCTCAGCAGTTATCGAGAATTAATGTTTGGCGATAATGAACAAGAGTTAGTTGAAGGTGCATTACTTGATCGTTTGGTGATTGTCACAGACCAAAATGGCAACACTGTGTTTGAAGTGGATGAAGCAGGTGAGTTAATTTTGAACGCTGAGGGAAATGCTATCCCAGTAACCCGAACTGTGGGGGTGGCTAATAGTATGTCTGTAAATGGCGCGCGTTCGAGCAACCGATTCTTTATTCCTTTTAACACGGGTGGATCCCATGAGGGATGGTTAACGCCCGCTGAGCTAAAGTTATTATCTGAATGGTTAGATATTGGTGGTCAGTATTACAATGATCCCTTTGCGGCACCGCTAAACTGA